One region of bacterium genomic DNA includes:
- a CDS encoding fibronectin type III domain-containing protein has product MPQPRNDLRFSYILILLLFFCFNTIAQTTILSDVINAAGNENFSVTSARYSLTSSIGQPTPISKNPLVGTTYSLYPGYRKIDRDYWYPFSWFNIAVHYASDTSFVLTWTGMDSTSHDGEGWGIWNYDIQYKVGSGGSWTDWMMATTLSTADFGPSVPVDVVEGQAYYFRLRARDRVRNVSPWTEQDSMIVNYAVQFCIHTPSPGLLTDEYNFATIEYYPSEGVPIEVEIWEGECVEIWCVPGEEVDISRITSDSDAEERWAVPDLDDTAFVITGVPDEYEIEFWHQLKPIIHLFGTDISHTVSTIQHEHFGSPHLESDQYDTWSQWADYSSTIEFSEWTTGSPARRAEVDDSVRFHDIESFFIDSINYSASGYLVAIETNFGDSVYVDGTRYESPYYTNWFDGSTHQIAVNRQVDISECEKYIFQRWSDGSTDTFRTITVYSDSTFTAIFEHQFRVQISNPTGIGDPIPDVGYYWYVEGDTAIGLIDTYGIFSHMLVGYLGTGSALSGGGDEFWFEVYDCSSIEWVWVPTSDDLCTLRVYSRYGHPHPIGIYVVPRGTSVWCSVEDSTFEEGEWHYCTGFLGDGSVAPISGSENVVNFVMDDNGWLVWQWDGTLELSLVISSSPSVHGPPVPFIGTHWYPVDSDIEAYVANNPDSGWWCTGYTAFGAIPSTSADSVHFTLNAPTEIDWHWIYYPSGPVDTVWIFSRFGEPLPTRGRHMYPHGTDIIAYVTPTDGSHWCSGWSGTGSTPLSGAGTTVGFTLNMFSTLTWNWDGEDLIPFVVINPGGHDSPNPPEGVHWYEPLSCFTAYVTSPAFGWYCVGYNGFGSVPMFGYSGYCDITLTMASGIEWLWSNDVVTLRVSAPSYSSPIPPIGTTYHPVGRHIVASNIDTLWIHPAFRHSCRGWTGDGIVVPDSGIGNLVEFDMTHSGSISWIYDDQYYIELAHTGLPDSVNPINLGVEGWYNSGDSAVLVTDSVVMDEEDPYVFVQWHDSGYGALIDDINSDSTFILIDSSYNLVAEFREAVWVEIIKSPIGDSLGWIRVDDDTTYGESYAGYLVRGFEYTIQVSILDFNYEVMFDFLRWRVDSSISETRVFIPESDTTLYVDYNKRWHVIIEKHPQENHIGRLVVDTDTYTGVDVVRQEFWWDEGSTHRVEHTLSDSTAFLKYEFFRWNDGVTTPTRLCGPIVGFDSLAAIYTKKSLCRVEKVPRETHGAIKVDGELYPGVAIVDFWHEWGTSLLLEVSNYDVFSDSVYIFDYWGIPGFPTDTSLTVPEVTIPDTFFAHYIPTRIQINLEIAQRGIFPNDSVYWVIPGTLDWAEEKAMLNTDSIKIYSYSNVPIELGLEVQNILDITAGWVEDPDWRPAYNPGSNKFSLYAQFTDLSTPPVSWTRIHDYIKDSPVWATSVIFGPGGYFLPPEGEPGSTTMLWFDFVAPISCENPNHQRCIEVLLLAQIYLP; this is encoded by the coding sequence ATGCCTCAGCCGAGAAATGACCTTCGGTTTTCTTATATCCTAATACTGCTTTTATTTTTTTGTTTCAACACAATTGCCCAGACTACAATTCTTTCCGATGTTATCAATGCCGCTGGCAACGAAAATTTTAGTGTGACTTCGGCAAGGTATAGCTTAACTTCTTCTATAGGTCAACCGACCCCGATTTCCAAAAATCCACTTGTTGGCACAACCTATTCGCTTTATCCCGGTTACCGAAAGATCGATCGAGATTATTGGTATCCGTTTAGTTGGTTCAATATAGCTGTTCATTATGCGTCGGATACATCCTTTGTATTAACTTGGACTGGCATGGATTCGACTTCGCACGATGGTGAGGGTTGGGGTATTTGGAACTATGATATTCAGTATAAGGTTGGGAGTGGGGGATCCTGGACAGATTGGATGATGGCAACAACCTTAAGCACTGCTGATTTTGGACCGTCAGTTCCAGTCGATGTTGTCGAAGGACAGGCCTATTATTTCCGACTCCGCGCCCGTGATAGAGTTAGAAATGTCTCTCCTTGGACCGAACAGGATTCTATGATAGTGAATTATGCTGTTCAATTCTGTATTCATACACCTTCACCGGGATTGCTCACTGACGAATATAACTTCGCAACTATCGAATATTATCCTTCTGAAGGGGTGCCGATTGAAGTAGAGATATGGGAAGGCGAATGTGTCGAGATTTGGTGTGTTCCGGGTGAGGAAGTTGATATATCGAGGATCACGTCTGATTCCGATGCAGAGGAGCGCTGGGCTGTCCCCGATCTCGATGACACTGCTTTTGTAATTACTGGTGTGCCGGACGAATATGAAATTGAATTTTGGCATCAACTGAAACCTATCATTCATCTTTTTGGAACAGATATTTCACACACTGTTTCTACGATTCAGCACGAGCATTTCGGTTCTCCGCACCTTGAATCGGATCAGTATGATACTTGGAGCCAGTGGGCGGATTATTCATCGACAATAGAATTTTCCGAATGGACAACAGGTTCCCCAGCTCGTAGAGCTGAGGTCGATGATTCAGTTCGTTTTCATGATATAGAATCTTTCTTTATCGATTCTATAAATTACTCAGCCTCAGGTTATTTAGTTGCTATCGAAACGAATTTTGGGGACTCTGTCTATGTCGATGGAACGAGATACGAAAGCCCGTATTACACAAACTGGTTCGATGGTTCTACTCACCAGATAGCGGTTAATAGGCAAGTCGATATATCTGAGTGCGAAAAATATATTTTCCAGAGATGGTCTGATGGTTCAACGGACACATTCCGAACCATTACTGTTTACTCAGATTCTACCTTTACAGCAATATTCGAGCACCAGTTCAGGGTTCAGATAAGCAACCCGACAGGTATCGGTGATCCTATCCCAGATGTGGGTTATTATTGGTATGTCGAGGGAGATACTGCCATAGGCTTAATTGATACATATGGCATATTCTCGCATATGCTTGTTGGTTATCTCGGAACCGGTTCTGCTCTATCGGGGGGTGGGGACGAATTTTGGTTCGAAGTATATGATTGTTCGAGCATCGAATGGGTCTGGGTTCCAACCAGCGACGATCTTTGCACTTTAAGGGTATATAGTAGATACGGTCACCCACATCCAATAGGGATTTATGTTGTCCCAAGGGGAACTTCTGTTTGGTGTAGCGTCGAGGACAGCACCTTCGAGGAAGGCGAATGGCATTATTGCACCGGTTTTTTGGGCGATGGATCGGTTGCGCCGATATCCGGTTCAGAGAATGTTGTGAACTTTGTTATGGATGATAACGGTTGGCTTGTTTGGCAATGGGACGGCACTTTGGAATTGTCTTTAGTTATTTCGAGTTCACCTTCGGTTCATGGGCCGCCTGTACCCTTTATTGGAACCCACTGGTATCCGGTCGATTCTGACATAGAGGCCTATGTCGCAAATAATCCGGATAGTGGTTGGTGGTGCACCGGGTATACAGCCTTTGGCGCAATACCCTCAACAAGTGCCGACAGCGTTCATTTCACGCTTAACGCACCGACGGAAATCGATTGGCATTGGATTTATTATCCTTCTGGTCCAGTGGATACGGTATGGATATTTAGTCGTTTTGGGGAACCGCTTCCAACCCGAGGCAGACATATGTATCCTCACGGAACCGATATAATCGCGTATGTTACACCCACCGATGGTTCACATTGGTGTAGTGGTTGGTCGGGCACTGGTAGCACCCCGCTTTCCGGGGCTGGAACTACTGTGGGTTTCACACTTAATATGTTCAGCACGCTCACGTGGAATTGGGATGGGGAAGACCTTATTCCTTTTGTTGTTATAAATCCCGGTGGTCACGATTCTCCTAATCCACCAGAGGGTGTTCATTGGTATGAACCTCTTTCATGTTTTACTGCTTATGTTACAAGTCCAGCATTTGGATGGTATTGTGTAGGATATAACGGTTTCGGAAGCGTTCCTATGTTTGGTTATTCTGGGTATTGTGATATTACCTTAACCATGGCTTCAGGAATAGAATGGCTTTGGTCAAATGATGTCGTGACTCTTAGGGTTTCGGCGCCATCATACTCGTCACCAATACCTCCAATAGGCACTACATATCACCCGGTTGGAAGACATATTGTTGCATCTAATATCGATACATTATGGATTCATCCGGCCTTCAGGCATTCATGTAGGGGTTGGACTGGCGATGGAATTGTTGTTCCCGATTCGGGCATTGGCAACCTCGTTGAATTTGATATGACTCATTCTGGTAGCATTTCTTGGATTTATGATGATCAATACTATATCGAGTTGGCTCATACAGGGCTTCCCGATAGCGTAAATCCAATTAACTTAGGTGTAGAGGGTTGGTATAATTCTGGTGATTCTGCTGTTTTAGTTACAGATTCTGTTGTTATGGATGAAGAAGACCCGTATGTATTCGTTCAATGGCACGATTCTGGGTATGGTGCTTTAATAGATGATATTAATTCAGATTCTACTTTTATCTTAATAGACAGCTCTTACAATCTGGTTGCCGAGTTCCGTGAAGCTGTTTGGGTTGAGATTATTAAATCTCCTATTGGTGATTCTCTTGGTTGGATCAGGGTTGACGACGATACAACTTATGGTGAATCTTATGCTGGGTATCTTGTGCGAGGCTTTGAATATACTATTCAGGTTTCAATCCTAGATTTTAATTACGAAGTTATGTTCGATTTCCTCAGATGGCGGGTAGATTCATCTATTTCCGAAACGAGAGTGTTCATACCCGAATCTGATACTACGTTATATGTAGATTACAACAAAAGATGGCATGTTATTATCGAAAAACATCCTCAAGAAAACCATATTGGGAGACTTGTCGTCGATACAGATACCTATACTGGTGTCGATGTTGTTCGTCAGGAATTCTGGTGGGATGAGGGTAGCACACATAGAGTTGAGCATACCCTTTCAGATTCAACTGCTTTCTTGAAATATGAATTTTTTAGATGGAATGATGGTGTTACAACGCCAACAAGGCTCTGTGGTCCTATAGTTGGTTTCGATTCACTCGCAGCTATTTACACAAAGAAATCTTTATGTAGGGTTGAAAAGGTTCCTCGCGAAACTCATGGAGCAATTAAAGTAGATGGAGAGTTGTATCCTGGAGTCGCCATAGTCGATTTTTGGCATGAATGGGGAACTTCGCTTCTCCTTGAAGTAAGTAACTATGACGTCTTCTCTGATTCGGTATATATCTTCGATTATTGGGGTATTCCGGGTTTCCCGACCGATACAAGTCTAACAGTTCCAGAGGTGACTATCCCAGATACCTTCTTTGCTCACTATATCCCAACAAGGATTCAAATTAATCTGGAGATAGCTCAAAGGGGTATATTCCCGAATGACAGTGTATATTGGGTTATTCCTGGAACATTGGATTGGGCAGAAGAGAAGGCCATGTTGAATACAGATTCAATTAAAATTTATAGCTATTCAAATGTTCCCATTGAGCTTGGGCTTGAGGTTCAGAATATTCTGGATATCACTGCTGGGTGGGTTGAAGACCCTGACTGGAGACCGGCATATAATCCGGGGAGTAATAAATTCTCATTGTATGCGCAGTTTACTGATTTATCTACACCTCCTGTATCCTGGACGAGAATACACGATTATATTAAAGATTCTCCGGTGTGGGCTACGTCAGTGATCTTTGGCCCTGGAGGGTATTTCTTGCCTCCTGAAGGTGAACCGGGAAGTACTACAATGCTTTGGTTTGATTTCGTTGCGCCGATTTCATGTGAAAATCCAAATCATCAACGATGTATTGAAGTATTATTATTAGCGCAGATTTATTTGCCATAA